One part of the Tunicatimonas pelagia genome encodes these proteins:
- a CDS encoding DUF2279 domain-containing protein, whose amino-acid sequence MEARKIVFSCFFLLATFLSASTTSAQSTYPDTLRRDRLRGVILAESVFYAAGLSYLQFVWYRNHESVPFHWYNDNAGWLQLDKAGHTYAAYFESEIGYHALRWAGVSHKKSLWYGGMLGLVLQTPIEVFDGLYEGYGFSWGDMIANAAGSALFITQQAWLGEQAVRMKFSYSPSSYAQYRPWVLGETHGERFFQDYNGHTYWLSANLKSIFRSSRLPPWLNVAWGYSGNGMLAEFRNPEVSRGIQMPDLVRHRQYFLSVDVDLTKLNVANPYLRKVLGVLNYIKIPAPALEYNRVDGFKVRALYF is encoded by the coding sequence ATGGAGGCTAGAAAAATAGTATTCAGTTGCTTCTTCTTGCTCGCAACCTTTCTGTCAGCTAGTACTACCTCTGCCCAATCAACGTACCCCGACACACTTCGTCGGGATCGGCTTCGTGGTGTTATTTTGGCGGAGTCTGTGTTTTATGCGGCGGGGTTATCCTACTTGCAGTTTGTGTGGTACCGTAACCACGAATCGGTTCCCTTTCATTGGTACAACGATAATGCTGGTTGGCTCCAGCTAGACAAAGCCGGGCATACGTATGCCGCTTATTTCGAAAGCGAGATAGGTTACCATGCTTTGCGTTGGGCCGGAGTATCTCATAAAAAATCATTATGGTACGGCGGCATGTTGGGCTTGGTTTTACAAACCCCTATCGAAGTATTCGATGGTTTGTACGAAGGTTACGGGTTTTCTTGGGGCGACATGATTGCTAATGCAGCCGGCTCTGCTTTATTCATTACGCAACAAGCTTGGCTGGGAGAACAAGCCGTGCGAATGAAGTTCTCTTATTCGCCTTCCAGTTACGCTCAGTACCGCCCGTGGGTGCTGGGTGAGACACACGGCGAACGCTTTTTTCAAGATTACAACGGACACACTTACTGGTTATCAGCCAACCTAAAATCTATATTTCGCTCATCGCGCTTACCTCCGTGGCTAAACGTGGCGTGGGGCTACAGTGGCAACGGAATGCTAGCTGAATTTCGTAATCCCGAAGTGTCACGAGGAATACAAATGCCTGACTTAGTGCGCCATCGGCAGTACTTCTTATCGGTAGATGTTGACCTGACTAAACTAAATGTGGCCAACCCTTACCTGCGGAAAGTTCTAGGGGTACTCAATTACATTAAAATTCCCGCACCAGCCCTGGAGTACAACCGCGTAGATGGATTTAAGGTACGGGCACTGTATTTTTAG
- a CDS encoding DJ-1/PfpI family protein — METFIYNLCIFILILYSVACGPTQPAIAENTPDPKDSSPEAYNVALLIMDGVYNTELTAPYDIFQHTIFREGIKPMRVFTVANTTEVITTFEGMRILPDYNYLEGDIPPIDILVVPSAEHHLDTDLEDEAMLNFVRKTSENAQFVTSHCDGAFVLAKTGILEGHASTTFPSDVDAYRQMFPQLEVHENVLFVHDGKFITSAGGAKSFEAALYLCEYLYGKQVAESLAQGLVIDWDLSTVPHLVVDADL, encoded by the coding sequence ATGGAAACTTTCATTTACAACCTTTGCATATTCATACTTATTCTATACAGCGTAGCTTGTGGTCCGACTCAGCCTGCCATCGCTGAAAATACTCCTGACCCGAAAGACAGTTCACCGGAAGCTTACAATGTGGCTTTATTAATTATGGATGGAGTGTACAATACCGAGCTGACTGCACCTTACGATATTTTCCAGCATACCATTTTCCGCGAGGGCATTAAACCCATGCGGGTATTTACAGTCGCCAATACCACCGAAGTAATCACCACCTTTGAAGGAATGCGGATTCTGCCAGATTATAATTATCTTGAAGGTGACATTCCTCCCATTGATATTCTGGTCGTGCCCAGTGCCGAGCATCATCTGGATACTGATTTGGAAGATGAAGCTATGCTGAATTTTGTGCGTAAAACATCTGAAAACGCCCAATTCGTTACTTCTCATTGCGACGGAGCATTTGTACTGGCCAAAACCGGAATTTTGGAAGGTCATGCTTCCACCACATTTCCGAGCGATGTTGATGCTTACCGGCAGATGTTCCCTCAACTGGAAGTACACGAAAATGTGCTTTTTGTACACGACGGTAAATTCATCACCTCGGCGGGAGGAGCCAAATCCTTTGAAGCCGCCCTCTATCTTTGCGAGTATCTTTACGGAAAACAAGTGGCGGAAAGTCTGGCTCAAGGTTTAGTAATTGATTGGGATTTATCCACTGTTCCGCACTTAGTGGTAGATGCTGATTTATAA
- a CDS encoding Eco47II family restriction endonuclease produces MAYLTWISDQDLQTSVQQLLTVAQITQDKARTSFNKNVIDPFSAIFQIAGFNTDYDKWVLGEYARQSQKTLQNHIGEFHQTILGYVVGWENLKTGNVMDLLSDDRKILAEIKNKHNTVKGSNLSDLYKSMESQVMPKASRYRDYTAYYVTIIPKKPERFNKPFTPSDGKTGAKLPENEKIRIIDGASFYSMVTGENNALEQLFNVLPDVIRVCSGLELSGRDIYKLKVFFSSAYGAS; encoded by the coding sequence ATGGCGTACCTGACTTGGATCAGCGATCAAGATTTACAAACGAGCGTACAGCAGTTACTTACAGTTGCTCAAATTACACAAGACAAAGCCCGGACAAGTTTTAACAAAAATGTCATCGATCCTTTCTCAGCCATCTTCCAAATTGCTGGATTCAATACTGATTATGACAAGTGGGTGTTAGGAGAGTATGCCCGACAATCCCAGAAAACCCTGCAGAATCATATTGGAGAATTTCATCAGACCATTTTAGGGTATGTAGTAGGGTGGGAGAATTTAAAGACCGGAAATGTGATGGATCTTTTGTCTGATGATCGGAAAATATTAGCTGAGATAAAAAATAAACATAATACAGTGAAAGGCTCCAATCTTTCTGACCTATACAAATCAATGGAAAGTCAGGTAATGCCAAAAGCGAGCCGCTACCGCGATTACACCGCTTATTATGTTACTATTATTCCAAAAAAGCCTGAGAGGTTCAACAAGCCATTCACTCCGTCCGATGGTAAAACGGGAGCCAAGTTACCTGAAAACGAAAAGATAAGAATAATAGATGGTGCAAGTTTTTACAGTATGGTGACTGGAGAAAATAATGCGTTAGAACAATTATTCAATGTACTTCCTGATGTGATAAGGGTGTGCTCAGGGCTAGAACTATCCGGTCGAGATATTTATAAGCTGAAAGTATTCTTTAGTTCGGCCTACGGAGCTTCATAA
- the dcm gene encoding DNA (cytosine-5-)-methyltransferase — translation MKEYYTITEVADLLGKSKETLRRWDRDGKLPAMREPMSNYRVYRKEQLGVFEELNSLFGSSDTHNFTQPKHNYSVLELFAGAGGLAIGLEKAGLKCVALNEIDHWAAETLRINRPKWRVIEDDIKNVDFARYAGKVDVVTGGFPCQAFSYAGKKLGFNDARGTLFYEFARAVNETKPLICVGENVRGLLNHDNGRTIEGMKSVLDEIGYRPLEPRILKAIFYQVPQKRERLILIGIRKDIDIAFEFPRPHKKIYNLSDALKAGELFSTDVPKSEGSAYPKRKKEILDLVPPGGYWRDLPLDLQKEYMQKSFYLGGGKTGMARRISWDEPSLTLTCSPAQKQTERCHPDETRPFTVREYARIQTFPDEWKFAGSVSNQYKQIGNAVPVNLGRELGYSVVEFLNKVYQEYGIKDKAANFDQMELAFE, via the coding sequence ATGAAAGAGTACTACACCATTACGGAAGTTGCCGACCTACTAGGAAAAAGTAAAGAGACACTACGGCGATGGGACAGAGATGGTAAGCTGCCAGCCATGCGGGAGCCGATGAGTAACTATCGTGTTTATCGAAAGGAACAACTCGGAGTTTTTGAGGAGTTAAACTCCTTATTTGGCTCCTCAGATACCCACAACTTCACCCAGCCTAAGCATAATTATTCAGTATTAGAACTATTTGCTGGGGCAGGAGGATTAGCTATTGGCTTAGAAAAAGCTGGGCTAAAATGTGTTGCTCTTAATGAAATTGACCATTGGGCGGCTGAAACTCTCAGAATAAACCGACCAAAGTGGAGGGTTATTGAGGATGATATTAAAAACGTCGATTTTGCCCGCTATGCTGGGAAGGTTGACGTAGTAACTGGTGGTTTCCCTTGTCAGGCATTTAGCTACGCCGGAAAAAAGCTAGGTTTTAACGATGCTCGGGGCACGCTATTCTATGAATTTGCCCGGGCAGTCAATGAAACTAAACCTTTAATTTGTGTGGGCGAAAACGTCCGTGGCCTGTTAAATCATGATAATGGGCGGACGATAGAAGGCATGAAGTCAGTTTTGGATGAAATTGGTTACCGACCTCTTGAGCCGCGAATACTTAAAGCAATATTTTATCAAGTACCCCAAAAACGGGAGCGATTAATCCTGATTGGGATTAGAAAAGATATTGATATAGCGTTTGAGTTTCCTAGACCGCACAAGAAAATATATAACTTATCAGACGCCCTAAAGGCTGGGGAGTTATTTTCCACTGATGTTCCCAAATCAGAAGGCTCTGCCTACCCAAAAAGAAAGAAAGAGATTTTAGACTTAGTACCTCCTGGTGGCTATTGGCGTGACCTCCCTTTAGACCTTCAGAAAGAGTATATGCAAAAGAGCTTTTATCTGGGTGGGGGAAAAACGGGAATGGCCAGAAGAATAAGTTGGGACGAACCGTCGTTAACTCTTACTTGTAGTCCGGCACAAAAGCAAACGGAAAGATGCCATCCTGATGAAACCAGACCATTTACGGTCAGGGAATATGCCCGAATACAAACCTTCCCTGATGAGTGGAAATTTGCTGGTTCGGTAAGCAATCAGTATAAACAAATTGGGAATGCTGTGCCCGTAAATCTGGGAAGGGAGTTAGGTTACTCTGTTGTTGAATTCTTAAATAAAGTTTACCAAGAGTATGGCATAAAAGATAAAGCAGCCAATTTTGATCAGATGGAACTGGCTTTTGAGTAG
- a CDS encoding M56/M15 family metallopeptidase — MIFYLLKATISLALLLGCYHLFFQKDKWFLFNRFYLLGSIIFSLLIPLAALPDLFQATYFDDSHLQFTAKALEFPAVTENTGASSSVQSSEFSLAYLLYLVYGIGVLGMTFRFTKNLWAMYRLLANAEHHTNGETLLRLVKEPIAPFSFGRYVVANQDEYLQGGIPQDIIRHESLHVRHRHTLDILFMELVLIFGWFHPLLWAYRRALVANHEFCADNYVISQTSEASAYSHTLLDFMHHRSYPHLGSGFHYSLTKHRIIMMQRTVSSPVAFASKLGFTALAAVGLFVMTAFTAQLNQSTYYPDGSVFTVVIDAGHGGADAGTTNGQLEEKDVVLAIAQAMDELVSTSSVRLIYTREGDNAISLADRVEVANQSNADLFLSLHINQHDDEAQQGLEAYYSTQNAQSDLSEKYSQQFIQNITLTKAGKSAVKQADFLVLKNTPCPSVLLNLGFLSNPQESAFLESEKNQRRLASQIVQTINEIQEK; from the coding sequence ATGATTTTTTACTTACTTAAAGCCACCATCAGCCTGGCGTTGCTACTGGGTTGCTACCATCTTTTCTTCCAAAAGGATAAGTGGTTTCTGTTTAATCGGTTCTATTTGCTGGGGTCAATCATTTTCTCGCTACTTATTCCGTTGGCTGCGCTACCAGATTTATTTCAAGCCACTTATTTTGACGATAGCCACCTTCAGTTTACTGCCAAAGCTTTAGAGTTTCCGGCAGTTACAGAAAACACTGGCGCATCTTCCTCCGTCCAGTCGTCTGAGTTCAGCTTAGCTTATCTACTGTACTTGGTTTACGGAATCGGCGTGCTGGGAATGACTTTTCGCTTTACTAAAAATCTTTGGGCAATGTACCGCTTACTGGCAAATGCAGAGCACCATACTAACGGCGAAACACTACTTCGCTTAGTGAAAGAACCCATAGCTCCGTTTAGTTTCGGTCGTTATGTCGTTGCAAACCAGGATGAATATTTACAAGGCGGTATTCCCCAAGATATTATTCGGCACGAATCGCTTCACGTTCGTCACAGGCATACGCTAGATATTTTATTCATGGAGCTAGTCTTGATTTTCGGCTGGTTTCATCCGCTGCTGTGGGCGTATCGTCGGGCACTAGTGGCTAATCATGAGTTTTGCGCTGATAACTACGTAATCAGCCAGACATCTGAGGCTTCGGCTTATAGTCATACATTATTAGATTTTATGCACCATCGCTCTTACCCCCATCTGGGTAGTGGTTTTCATTATTCTTTAACTAAACACCGAATTATTATGATGCAACGCACTGTTTCTTCCCCCGTGGCTTTCGCCAGTAAGCTAGGATTTACCGCACTAGCGGCAGTAGGCTTATTCGTAATGACTGCCTTCACGGCTCAGTTAAATCAATCGACGTACTATCCAGACGGCTCGGTATTTACCGTAGTAATTGATGCTGGGCACGGTGGGGCAGATGCTGGAACTACCAATGGGCAACTAGAAGAAAAAGATGTAGTATTAGCGATTGCCCAAGCGATGGATGAACTGGTTTCAACTTCTTCGGTTCGGTTAATTTACACCCGCGAAGGCGACAATGCTATTTCTTTAGCCGACCGGGTGGAAGTGGCTAATCAGAGTAATGCCGATTTGTTTCTCTCACTGCACATCAATCAGCACGATGACGAAGCACAACAGGGTTTAGAGGCTTATTATTCGACGCAAAATGCTCAGAGTGACCTGTCAGAAAAATATAGCCAGCAGTTTATTCAAAACATCACGCTCACCAAAGCTGGAAAAAGCGCAGTGAAACAAGCTGATTTTCTCGTGCTGAAAAATACTCCATGCCCATCGGTGCTACTTAACTTAGGTTTTCTGTCTAACCCTCAGGAGTCAGCCTTTTTAGAGTCCGAAAAGAATCAGCGACGATTGGCGTCTCAAATCGTACAAACGATCAATGAGATTCAAGAGAAATAA
- a CDS encoding BlaI/MecI/CopY family transcriptional regulator: MMKKLTKAEEQLMNYLWKLEKAYMKDLVEAFPEPKPAYTTIATLLTRMINKELVGFIQRGKVREYFPKLKKGEYMKSHFNQIVQNFFNNSPAQFASFFTAKADLSLEELEELRGIIQEQIEEKKKQ; the protein is encoded by the coding sequence ATGATGAAAAAACTAACCAAAGCCGAAGAGCAACTGATGAACTACCTCTGGAAGCTGGAGAAGGCCTATATGAAAGATCTGGTAGAGGCATTTCCTGAGCCTAAACCCGCCTACACCACTATTGCTACTTTACTTACCCGCATGATCAATAAGGAATTGGTAGGATTTATCCAGCGGGGTAAGGTGCGAGAGTACTTCCCGAAATTGAAGAAGGGAGAATATATGAAGAGCCACTTCAACCAGATCGTTCAGAACTTCTTCAATAATTCTCCGGCTCAGTTTGCTTCCTTCTTCACCGCTAAAGCTGATTTGTCGCTCGAGGAATTAGAAGAGCTACGGGGTATTATTCAGGAACAAATTGAGGAAAAGAAGAAACAATGA
- a CDS encoding DUF418 domain-containing protein, translating into MFTLLFGVGFYVFLERMERKDLGLKAMDIYARRLLWLFLFGLAHAYLIWNGDVLYHYAACGFFLFPLRSFKVNQLVMVVFLFAGILLYNSYKRASKTKEQFHQYTQAVELAEEERTEEDQKRIKIWEKRTQPGEADRSNIDIPRTTLYQSWLANAEHTKVHKGAVFYQGILFRTLLMMVLGIILYKLGVFHDYRSVKYYWPITLVILAAALTMNYFRYYHWTFEYFEPVKSLGQSWLFTFPKETLGLAYILLLNGLYQKYLKRFAANLISYVGRMALSNYILQSIICGLIFYGYGLGKYNQYSRAELLLFVIIIWLLQLSISWFWMRKFAQGPLEKLWRKLTYQPFQ; encoded by the coding sequence ATGTTTACCTTACTGTTTGGAGTGGGCTTCTATGTTTTCTTAGAAAGAATGGAGCGTAAAGATCTGGGGTTGAAGGCAATGGATATTTATGCCCGACGGCTACTTTGGCTATTTTTGTTTGGCTTGGCTCACGCTTATCTTATCTGGAACGGTGACGTTTTGTATCACTACGCTGCCTGCGGTTTTTTTCTGTTCCCTCTTCGTTCATTTAAGGTAAATCAGCTCGTAATGGTGGTGTTCTTATTTGCTGGAATACTGCTTTACAACTCCTACAAACGTGCGAGTAAGACGAAAGAACAATTCCATCAATATACCCAGGCAGTTGAGTTAGCTGAGGAAGAACGAACTGAAGAAGATCAGAAAAGAATAAAAATCTGGGAGAAAAGAACTCAGCCCGGTGAGGCAGACCGTTCTAATATAGATATACCGCGAACGACGCTTTATCAAAGCTGGCTAGCCAATGCCGAACACACGAAAGTCCATAAAGGTGCTGTCTTTTACCAGGGCATACTGTTCCGCACGCTCCTGATGATGGTCCTTGGAATAATACTGTACAAATTGGGCGTGTTTCACGATTATCGCTCGGTAAAATATTACTGGCCCATTACGCTAGTTATTTTGGCTGCTGCACTAACGATGAATTATTTCCGGTACTATCACTGGACATTTGAGTATTTCGAGCCCGTGAAAAGTCTAGGGCAGAGCTGGTTATTTACTTTTCCCAAAGAGACTTTAGGGCTAGCGTATATTCTGTTACTCAATGGTTTGTATCAAAAGTATTTGAAGAGATTTGCAGCAAACCTTATTTCCTATGTCGGACGAATGGCTCTCAGCAACTATATACTGCAAAGCATTATTTGCGGGCTAATCTTCTACGGCTATGGACTGGGAAAGTATAATCAGTATTCACGCGCTGAACTACTACTGTTTGTAATAATCATTTGGCTGCTTCAACTCAGTATCAGTTGGTTTTGGATGAGAAAATTCGCTCAAGGCCCGTTGGAAAAGCTATGGCGCAAACTTACCTATCAACCATTTCAGTAA
- a CDS encoding DegT/DnrJ/EryC1/StrS family aminotransferase, which yields MIVPKTNLHVTKTYLPPLDEYLSYVREIWEEGWVTNNGRLVQQLENHLKQFLGVSYLQYVNNGTVALQLALNALKLKGKILTTPYSYVATSSVIHWENCQPVFVDIHPETLCIDPNLIEEHIDEQTTAILATHVYGYPCDVAAIDRIAKKHNLKVIYDGAHAFGVKINGTPIYQYGDISTISFHATKVFHTVEGGAVITNEPEVDERVFLSKAFGHRGDEHYRIGINGKNSEFHAAMGLCNLPRIGEAILQRKQLSELYQEQLKELPIRTLQPSDSLSYNYAYFPIILEDYNTMQRIKQGLEEQGIFPRRYFYPALNQLPYHQGSPCPVAEDIVQRVLCLPLHNTLKEDEAVLVASVIKQLF from the coding sequence TTGATTGTTCCAAAAACAAATCTACACGTCACTAAAACTTACCTACCCCCTCTGGACGAATACCTATCGTACGTAAGAGAAATATGGGAAGAAGGATGGGTCACCAATAATGGTCGTCTGGTTCAACAGCTAGAGAATCACTTAAAGCAATTTTTAGGAGTATCTTATCTACAGTATGTGAATAATGGTACGGTGGCTCTACAGTTGGCTTTAAATGCACTGAAATTAAAAGGGAAAATCTTAACAACACCCTACTCCTACGTAGCTACATCGAGTGTAATACACTGGGAAAACTGCCAACCGGTTTTCGTTGATATTCACCCTGAAACGTTATGTATCGATCCTAACTTAATTGAGGAGCACATTGATGAACAGACAACTGCTATTTTGGCTACCCATGTATACGGCTATCCCTGTGATGTGGCAGCAATTGACCGGATTGCTAAAAAACATAATCTGAAAGTCATTTACGATGGTGCCCATGCTTTTGGAGTTAAAATAAATGGTACTCCTATTTACCAATACGGCGATATTTCTACCATTAGCTTTCACGCTACCAAAGTATTTCATACGGTAGAGGGGGGGGCTGTAATAACTAATGAGCCAGAGGTAGACGAGCGCGTGTTCTTGTCCAAAGCTTTCGGCCACCGAGGTGATGAGCACTACCGGATTGGTATTAACGGCAAGAATTCAGAATTTCATGCAGCTATGGGGTTGTGCAATCTTCCCCGGATAGGTGAAGCTATTCTACAGCGAAAGCAGTTGTCAGAGCTATATCAGGAACAGCTTAAAGAACTTCCCATAAGAACACTACAGCCAAGTGATTCCTTATCGTACAACTATGCCTACTTTCCGATAATACTTGAGGATTACAACACTATGCAACGCATCAAGCAAGGCTTAGAGGAACAGGGTATTTTTCCCCGACGTTACTTTTATCCGGCTCTGAACCAACTGCCTTACCACCAAGGCTCGCCTTGCCCAGTGGCTGAAGATATTGTTCAGCGAGTACTGTGCCTTCCGCTACACAATACGCTGAAAGAGGATGAAGCAGTGCTCGTAGCGTCGGTCATCAAACAACTATTTTAG
- a CDS encoding WbqC family protein — MQIAVMQPYIFPYLGYYQLVASADRFIFFNDVNFIKKGWIHRNTIAVQQKPYRFTVPLQQASQNKAILDTLLHPVEYPRWRKKFLTTLNQSYQESPFFNETYALVSEVLYASVDSIADLAANSIITVTKHLGLNLGFTYSSDLPYHRDGDGQDKILSICQLQQASAYVNPIGGKELYEHEAFQQNNLQLSFLQSLDITYSQSAPTFIANLSIIDVLMHCSVPEIKKLLLQYKLITKTPTYESSQL, encoded by the coding sequence ATGCAAATAGCCGTGATGCAACCCTATATCTTTCCTTATTTAGGATATTACCAATTGGTAGCATCAGCAGATCGGTTTATCTTCTTCAACGATGTTAATTTTATAAAGAAGGGGTGGATTCATCGGAACACAATAGCCGTACAACAAAAGCCCTATCGCTTTACGGTGCCATTGCAACAGGCTAGTCAGAATAAAGCCATTTTGGACACCCTACTTCATCCGGTTGAATACCCTCGTTGGCGCAAGAAGTTTTTAACAACGCTAAATCAATCTTACCAAGAGAGTCCCTTTTTTAATGAAACGTACGCCCTCGTCAGCGAAGTGTTGTATGCTAGTGTTGATTCTATTGCAGATCTGGCGGCCAATAGCATTATCACGGTAACGAAGCACCTGGGTTTAAACCTAGGTTTCACCTATTCTTCAGACCTTCCCTATCATCGAGATGGTGATGGTCAGGATAAAATACTTTCCATTTGCCAATTACAACAAGCCTCAGCATATGTTAACCCCATTGGAGGAAAGGAACTATACGAGCATGAAGCGTTCCAGCAGAATAATCTTCAGCTTAGTTTTCTGCAATCGTTAGATATAACGTATTCGCAATCCGCGCCTACCTTCATTGCTAATTTATCTATTATCGACGTACTGATGCACTGCTCAGTGCCCGAAATTAAGAAGCTTCTGCTCCAATACAAGTTGATTACCAAAACACCAACCTATGAGTCAAGCCAACTATAA
- a CDS encoding acetyltransferase, with amino-acid sequence MSQANYKIVIFGDSQLASLAHFYFKHDSPHQVVGFTVDRAYAKESEYEGLPLVPFEEVTQHFPPDSYQMFLPISFKQMSYLRRAKYEAAKEMGYTLVSYVSSKATTWGDLTIGDNCFIFEDNTIQPFVTIGNNCVLWSGNHIGHHSVIKDHVFITSHVVVSGCCTIDEHTFLGVNATIRDETHVAKATLVGMGANITKDTQPFEIHLGQSSTKMRKRSIDLDSLSHKSGG; translated from the coding sequence ATGAGTCAAGCCAACTATAAAATAGTTATTTTCGGTGATAGTCAATTAGCGAGCTTAGCCCACTTCTACTTTAAGCACGATAGCCCGCACCAAGTAGTAGGGTTCACCGTAGATCGAGCCTACGCTAAGGAGTCAGAATACGAAGGTTTACCTTTGGTGCCCTTTGAAGAAGTCACTCAGCACTTTCCGCCCGATAGCTATCAGATGTTTTTGCCTATTAGCTTTAAGCAGATGAGCTACTTACGCCGAGCAAAATACGAAGCTGCTAAGGAGATGGGCTATACACTGGTAAGCTACGTCAGTTCCAAGGCTACTACTTGGGGCGATTTAACTATCGGTGATAACTGCTTTATTTTTGAGGACAACACTATTCAGCCCTTCGTTACTATTGGTAATAATTGTGTGCTGTGGAGTGGGAATCATATTGGCCATCATTCAGTTATCAAAGACCACGTATTTATTACCTCTCACGTGGTAGTTTCTGGTTGCTGTACTATTGACGAGCATACCTTTCTGGGTGTGAACGCCACCATTCGGGACGAAACTCACGTGGCAAAAGCAACCTTGGTAGGCATGGGAGCCAACATAACCAAAGATACCCAGCCATTTGAGATCCATTTGGGCCAAAGCTCTACCAAAATGCGTAAGCGTAGCATTGATTTGGATAGTCTCTCTCATAAAAGTGGCGGATAA
- a CDS encoding glycosyltransferase family 2 protein has protein sequence MPLNSLIVSVPHQPKSGNSWRITPKVSVSIITYNHEKYIAQAIDSVLKQRVTFHYEIIIGDDCSSDGTRQILQAYQQKYPDVIQLVLHPHRYQGVPGRLNNITNLYACRGQYVALLDGDDYWISEDKLQQQVDFLDKNHNYALAFHDAVITSDENAFTDYNHSDEFDFLKAKESFTHSDVAERWFMQTSSIMYRNKLLGEFPNWFWNIYSADYVIQLLISQHGKVRYFHNLKSVRRKNQASFSATQNQSLHGNLRRIEEMILLRKEFKQVRSSASFSRRLAKYYYRHASLLRKQKSYSKAANYLLKCIYADWKYFTASSGIARLPLRF, from the coding sequence GTGCCACTAAATTCATTAATTGTTAGTGTGCCTCACCAGCCAAAAAGCGGCAATTCTTGGAGGATTACCCCCAAGGTCAGCGTATCAATCATTACGTATAATCACGAGAAATACATCGCTCAGGCCATTGATAGTGTGCTCAAGCAGCGGGTTACTTTCCACTACGAAATCATTATTGGCGACGATTGTTCTTCCGATGGCACCCGCCAGATACTACAAGCGTATCAGCAGAAGTACCCAGACGTTATTCAGTTGGTATTGCACCCCCACCGCTACCAGGGGGTACCAGGAAGGCTAAACAATATCACTAATCTATACGCTTGCCGGGGACAGTACGTTGCCCTGTTAGATGGGGATGATTACTGGATTAGCGAAGACAAACTACAGCAACAAGTAGACTTTTTAGACAAAAATCATAACTATGCCCTCGCTTTTCACGATGCTGTAATTACCTCCGACGAGAATGCCTTTACGGATTATAATCATAGTGATGAGTTCGATTTTTTGAAAGCGAAAGAATCATTCACTCATTCGGACGTAGCCGAGCGATGGTTCATGCAAACATCTTCTATTATGTACCGGAACAAGCTTTTGGGGGAGTTCCCTAACTGGTTCTGGAATATTTATAGTGCCGACTATGTTATACAGCTACTAATTTCTCAACACGGGAAAGTCCGATATTTTCACAATTTGAAAAGTGTTCGGCGAAAAAATCAAGCTAGTTTTAGTGCTACACAAAACCAATCGCTGCACGGCAATTTAAGGCGAATAGAGGAAATGATTCTTTTACGTAAAGAGTTCAAGCAGGTACGTTCCTCTGCTTCGTTTAGTAGACGGTTGGCAAAATACTATTATCGCCATGCTTCTCTACTCAGAAAGCAGAAGTCCTATTCAAAAGCAGCTAACTATTTACTTAAATGTATCTATGCTGATTGGAAATATTTTACTGCTTCATCTGGAATAGCTAGATTGCCCCTTAGGTTTTAA